The Paracoccus albus region GCCTTATCCCGCGCGCGGTCTCTGGATGACTGCGAACGATGATCTTTGCGCCGGGGTTTTCGGTGCGGGCTACGTCCAGCATCGCCAGAAACTCTGGCCGCCCTGCACCCATCAATGACGCGTCGCCTTTTGTCTGGTCTATGACCAGAATATAGCCCGGTTCTGGCGGCGCGAGCGCCGGCAGGTGGGCATTGTATTTAGACAGATCAGCCGCGATCAGACGCTTGATGCCGAGGCTGGCTTTTTCATGCAGTGGCAGCGTCGCGCCAGAGGTAACCAAATTCTCCAGCAGAGAGGGTGCGCCGGGATCGAAATGCAGACCCACCGGATCTACGATCAGCCCTACAGGGCCGCGCTTCGCGACGGTTCCGGTTGCCCTTCCCGGCAATATGGATCTGAGAAAGGCATCTTCGACGTGCAAAAGCCCTGATCCGCGGCGCGCAGCGATGACACGTCCGCGATAAGCCGTCGGCGAGCTTCCCCAGACAGCGACAAGATCCTCACCTCCCGGCAGGCCAAATGTCGGCTGCCACCCCGCCAGCTTCAGAATGCGCGAAACCCGCCCGCGAAACATGCCGCCATTAAATGCAAAAAGCCTCCGGGGGGATACCCCGGAGGCTTGATGACGAAGTTCCGGTATCACTCGGCGAGCGCCTGCAGGTTTCTGGCCGAAGCGGCGCTGCCTGTGATCGCGCCAAGGATTTTCTGCCACTGCACGTACGGCGCTTCGGTGACATACAACGTATCGCCGTCACGCAGCAGGAAGTCGCGCGCCAGGAACAACCCGTTGGGTCGCGTCAAATCAAGGACATAGGCCATGCGCTGTGTGCCACTAACGGGCTGGCCCAGCACGGCCGAGGCGACTTGCGCGGGTTCATCGCGCAGGACAAACACGCCCGTCGGGTCAGCGGTTTGTGTCGCCAGGCCGCCGACCATCGCGACGCCTTCGATCGCGTTGATCTGTTCATTGCCCAGCGGCACCTTTGTCTGCCCGCCAAGCGCACCAAGGGCAGTAAAGCTGCGCTGATCCTCTTCGACCATGATCACGTCGCCGGGGCGCAGCGCGATGTCATAGCTTGGGTTGAAGTACAGATCGGTCAGCCAGACCTTGCCAGTTTCACGACCACGCTTCACCGTGACAACCGCGACCTCGGGCTCGACGTTAACGCCACCGGCCTTTGCCAGCATGGATGACAGCGT contains the following coding sequences:
- a CDS encoding polysaccharide biosynthesis/export family protein — its product is MIAVTALSACGLPRSGPNKKEILSGAVENGGDAHVIYVNNHVNRTANYTPAYGFSNEFLGAGSVGADEIRPGDTLGLMVWENVDDGLLTGLGQSSTQLQQLQVDSAGYIFVPYAGRVRAAGNSPDQLRQIITQRLESQTPDPQVTVTRVAGDGATVSVMGKVFGQGIYPIERPTRTLSSMLAKAGGVNVEPEVAVVTVKRGRETGKVWLTDLYFNPSYDIALRPGDVIMVEEDQRSFTALGALGGQTKVPLGNEQINAIEGVAMVGGLATQTADPTGVFVLRDEPAQVASAVLGQPVSGTQRMAYVLDLTRPNGLFLARDFLLRDGDTLYVTEAPYVQWQKILGAITGSAASARNLQALAE